AAAAAGCTTTTTTGTTTATAATACTGTGGAGTTGTGGCTGTAATTCGGTGAAAAGATGCCAGAAATCGAGCGCTTCAGGAGCAAGATTGTGACATGGGAAGAGATTTCCAAATGGACGCTTGACGTTGCAAGACAGATCAGAGATTGCAATTGGAGACCGACAGTTATTATTGGCTTAACCAGGGGCGGCTGGATTCCAGCAAGACTCCTCTGCGATCACCTCCATGTCAAGAAGCTCTACGCCGTTAAGACGGAACATTGGGGGATCACAGCTAACCAGAATGGAAAAGCCCTCCTCACTCAGGAACTCAACGCGAACATTGAGAATGAAAATGTTCTCATTGTTGACGATATCACCGATACGGGGGAAAGTTTGAAACTCGCGATCAAGCATGTCGAAGAACTGAAACCAAAGGAGATCCAGACTGCAACCCTTTTGCACATAACGCGATCCAAAATTGAACCAAACTTCTACTCGGTGAAGGTTCCTGAAGATCGGTGGACGTGGTTTATATTCCCATGGAATCTCCATGAGGATCTACGGACTCTGCTTCCAAAAACTCTTGGGGACGGAAAGACTGAAGATGAGATACAGGCTGCTTTCCTGAATCAATTCGAGATCGAGGTTTCCGAAGATCTTATTCGCAGCACTCTTAAAGACCTCGAGGCGGAAGGAAGGGTCAAGAGAAAGGGAAGAATCTGGGTTAAGACAGGCTGATGGAGAAGAATCCTCTCACGGATTCATGTGCCATTATCTATATCTTAGTGGATATGGATATAGATGACGTGATGCTCAATCGACTTCGAAGGAGTCTCGAATCCTCTCCGGTTGTCCGCATGGGCGATTATGATTATTTCATCAGTCCGATTACCGATGGTATTCCCAGCATGGATCCAGGAGTTTTGAATGAGGTGATTGATGCAATTATCCAGATCGGCGAGTTCGACTGTGATCTCATCACGACACCGGAGGCGATGGGAATACCAATTGCAGTCGGTCTTTCCCAGAGACTTGGAATTCCATACAACGTGATTAGGAAGAAGAAGTACGGGCTACCAGATGAAGTAAGCGTAATTCAATGCACTGGATACGCTACGGGGGAACTCTATATTAATGGCGTTAAAAAAGGAGACAGAATCGTCCTCGTCGATGACGTAATAAGCACTGGGGGAACTCTCTCAGCGATATTGAAGGCGCTCAAAAGTCTCGGAGCGATCATCAAGGATGTCATCGTCGTGGTTGAAAAAGGAGACGTAAAATCAAGGATTGAAATGGAGCTGGGAGTTAACATCAAGACTCTCGTAAGAGTTGAAGTTCGGAACGGTCACGTCGTCATTCTCACTTGATTAAACGTTTTCTCATTAGTAATATTGCTGTAACAAAGGTGATTGCCGTTAGTAGCACAATGTATAGTAAGCTTATCACATCTACCCAGCTGAACATATTGTAGCTGAGATCACGAATCAATCTCGTTGAATGTGTTAGCGGGAGGATTTCGGCCATCCATTGGCCCCATTCTGGTAGTACTTTGAGAGGAAAAAAAGTCCCACTGAAGAG
This region of Methanomassiliicoccales archaeon genomic DNA includes:
- a CDS encoding phosphoribosyltransferase, whose amino-acid sequence is MPEIERFRSKIVTWEEISKWTLDVARQIRDCNWRPTVIIGLTRGGWIPARLLCDHLHVKKLYAVKTEHWGITANQNGKALLTQELNANIENENVLIVDDITDTGESLKLAIKHVEELKPKEIQTATLLHITRSKIEPNFYSVKVPEDRWTWFIFPWNLHEDLRTLLPKTLGDGKTEDEIQAAFLNQFEIEVSEDLIRSTLKDLEAEGRVKRKGRIWVKTG
- a CDS encoding purine phosphoribosyltransferase family protein; the encoded protein is MLNRLRRSLESSPVVRMGDYDYFISPITDGIPSMDPGVLNEVIDAIIQIGEFDCDLITTPEAMGIPIAVGLSQRLGIPYNVIRKKKYGLPDEVSVIQCTGYATGELYINGVKKGDRIVLVDDVISTGGTLSAILKALKSLGAIIKDVIVVVEKGDVKSRIEMELGVNIKTLVRVEVRNGHVVILT